The DNA region GTCTTCCACCGGTCTACTAACGCTGACTACAGGGGGAGTGGCTTCGACAGAGGTCACCTGGCTGCTGCAGCCAATCACAAGTGGAGCCAGAAAGCCATGGAGGACACCTTCTACCTGAGCAACGTCGCcccacaggtacacacacacacacacccccaggtacacacacacacacacaccactttaaTATAATGGAAAACAGcacatttccatatttgaagcatttaaagacaaaagtactttaaaacaatttaatgatcaaaatgtatttacatataatatatattgtattatatgtgtatatgtaaatacattgatgttgcgtgttgtgtgtgtgtgcagaaccCTAACCTGAACCAGAAAACGTGGAACAATCTGGAGAAACTTTGCCGCTCTCTGACCAAACGTCACCTGAACGTCTACGTCTGCACCGGGCCACTCTACCTGCCCAGGTAACGTCcgattcttcttctgtggtgtgtGAGCGCTGTGGCTACAGGGTGACatcgtgtgcgtgtgtgtgtgtacgttccAGGCAGGAGGCTGACGGGAAACTTTACGTACGATATCAAGTCTTAGGACGAAACCACGTTGCCGTGCCGACGCACTTCTTCAAGGTGAGTGACAACATACACGGTTACCAactgaataaaaacaatgttcaaaatccctaaactgaaaatatataaaatattaattatataaaagaaaatatataaaaaatgaaataaatacaattaatgaaatatacaaaactaaagaatagaaataaaaatataactaaatgtataaaaaaggcttaagataaaataaagtgtactGATACTCTAGatattataaatgatattaCTGGATCAAGCTTCTTTACATGACATGTCGTTCAGCAGTGAACTAACTCCAGGCAGTCCTGGAGCAGCTTCTTCCTGCAATctcaaaagataaagaaaggtTACTGGCAGAGCAGTTATTTACTTCATCTCACAGAACCTATGAGGAGAATAGTTGATGGTTATAATATGAGATCTCTTAATAAACTTCCCCAGTAACCATAGCAGCAGTTATAAAGAAACCTCAGAATGTCgaattgaccaatcagaatgGACTATTAAACTcagccataaataaataaaaactataactaaactaaaagtaGCAGACGCACTCTGAAAACTAACTAAAAGCTGATTGGTCCACCTGTGATGATGAGCTGACAGCTGATTGTTTGTCTCCTCAGGTGTTGATCCTGGAGCAGGCGGAGGGCAGGGGGGTGGAGCTTCGGTCTATGTTTTACCAAATGAACCAATCGATGAGAAGATTCCTCTGGAGCGTTTCCTGGTTCCCATAGAAACCATCGAGAGAGCGGCGGGACTTCAGTTTGTCCCAAACATCATGAAGAGGACGAGCAGCCTGCAGGCCATCACTGCACGATGACTACactacccacaatgcactgcacaCAGGagcagctgtggctcagcaCGACGAAGTGTCCCTGACTCTGAATGAATGctaacatgtgttgtaaagcactctgagtgatcacaaagattggaacagcactttataaatgcagtccattaatatttacattattaataattgatGCTCGACTCGTCATGTGATCTGtgaaaactgaaatgtttcttATATCTAAACCTGCTTTCATGTTAACTGTACATTAACATATTGATtcataaatacaataattacatttgggTTGAGCTCCtgaatagatcgtgtgcatgtgacgtcacgcttacgtcccaaccagtaatcagccatgttggacggcgcccgttcacatgtgagttgctgcaacgcttcgtaattttctttgtatttaaacgtctaagattgaaagaaaatgccaatcttgtgcgcagtgtatagttgtggtcataacgctactcgtgacccagagaaacggttctttagatttcctacaatcatcaaaaacaacgatccacaaaagagggatgagttgctgtctaccgaacgccgtcagctggtttagcaacataactcgtgaggtttaacagaagaagaagcacaattcacccgtgtgtgtggcgtccactttatatctggtaagagctcatgctaaagctatgttttcaatgtttacgttaaacatttgtgcttatgatatacccggacactgtaagaccttacttctccatatcgctgactggtaaataaggcactttctttacatgtgatgccatttgctcttttcttctgtgcatgtttttgtttggcttattcttgagactacttcacttgagaaaagcaaagcaccaatgtgagaacatgcttctcttactccagccatacaatcacagtgtgcgaggataacatcgccgctcttctcactcacaaaccgcGGCTTGAGCGGtgcatctcgagctctttgagagtgatctacacgggcatggacgagcaccctgtcatctttcagtggtttggtaagaagactaccaacccagccagaaacaaagacattagaagcatctaagctcttgtacgccttcattggtgcgttggttgcccacgacgtttgtagcacaaggtagttcacaatatccggatattcaatcggcggtaatgaatctaaatcttgcctttgcagaggactccagagagtcacaatactttgaagaagtcagagttgtattgctgttgttcgctttagaagccattgttgatttgtatatcatccaacatggcgtcgcacgcatacgtcacacagttttgtcacgtgtttgcacactatctatatatacacaaatctTTTTAATCCAATAAATAATCCTTTcatgaaaataatgtttgattCTATTGTCAAATGTAAGAGTGTTTAACTGTAATCCCTTAatatttcatcattattattattattattattagtcttaAATGTGATTAAATACATAATGAGCATCTCTTAAAGCTCCATTCAGGTactcattatatatattctggTGCTGCTCAGACACAAATCATGACAGTTTTTGATTAGAAAGTTTATAATATCAAACATCCggaccttcaaaataaaagcctcagtAATAATCCACTTCCGGTCAGGATCTCAGTTTGTTCAATTCAGTCCACTGACAGCCTATCAGATTGGAGAAGGGGCGGGGCCCCTTCAGTGCCGTGATTGGCCGGAGGTCAGCTGACTGTTGTCCAGCTCCAGGAAGTCGTCCTGTGAGGACATGATGTCCGACAGCAGGTAGACGCTCTGCTGCGCCTCCTGCTGCTGCGCCTCCTGCTGCTGCGCCTCATCTCTCCTGCACCTCATCAGCTTCTcctgcagcagaggagaaaacgCTCAGCTTCAGGAAGTCGATGATCTCTGCAACACAGGAAGTGAAAACAGTTTACCTCGTGATGTTTTATGGACGTGATATTATAAAGTACAGCAATGCAGTACTTACTAACCTCCGTATGATAAGCTGCTCCAGTGAGGAACTCTGGAAACTTTCATTCTGTGGAAACTCTTCTGAACACAAACAGGAGTCACCTtcctgaaacaaacacagttacagttacagacacagacacagacacagacacacacacccacacacacacacacacacacacacacacacacacacacacacacacacacacacaccacacacacacacacacacccgacTGTGTCAGCGACTTCGTCCCAGTCGATGTCCGCGACGTCATCCACCTGCATGTTGTACAACCTGACAGACAtcgttattattaataactttacTCTTAATAACAGTATTATtacgacttacagtgaactacagGGAACCCATCACCACCCCATTGTTATcactaacattattatttaaaagacaTTGATTTCATTATATCTGGTTTATATCCTGTATCGGCCTTTTAAAATAAAGCCGGTCCGCAGGAGTTTTGATCTTACGTGTTGATGAGGAGGATTTTAGCCTCCAGACCTTCAGGACCTCTGTTGAAGGTGCTGCCACCTGAAGACAGCTTCAACTTCAAAAGGGAGTACCTGAGAGacacacttattattattattattattattattattataatcgttattatcatcattatcattcatATTGAAATTATCatctatattaatattattattattattattaatgctgaCACTGACCACTTGAGCCGACACTGGCTCCAGGATC from Cottoperca gobio chromosome 9, fCotGob3.1, whole genome shotgun sequence includes:
- the LOC115013492 gene encoding LOW QUALITY PROTEIN: endonuclease G, mitochondrial-like (The sequence of the model RefSeq protein was modified relative to this genomic sequence to represent the inferred CDS: inserted 1 base in 1 codon); its protein translation is MRLWCRTGATLVLGAGLGAAASRLLSVRGGEEEEQRPEGLPELLSKIPVLPVPRVEASELTVSPGGSGALMKYGFPSLANIKTRESYITSYDPRTRTASWVIERLNPASLNGPSDRKYCDFKEDDSVHVFHRSTNADYRGSGFDRGHLAAAANHKWSQKAMEDTFYLSNVAPQNPNLNQKTWNNLEKLCRSLTKRHLNVYVCTGPLYLPRQEADGKLYVRYQVLGRNHVAVPTHFFKVLILEQAEGRGVELRXYVLPNEPIDEKIPLERFLVPIETIERAAGLQFVPNIMKRTSSLQAITAR
- the LOC115013421 gene encoding transcription termination factor 1-like, with translation MFDDKNYMGRFSEEEVRSLVKLQKIHGNDWSKISEKMDRSTCALEKRFAHIETSCVNNLPWKVISQQVKTRSWSQCRLKWYSLLKLKLSSGGSTFNRGPEGLEAKILLINTLYNMQVDDVADIDWDEVADTVGKVTPVCVQKSFHRMKVSRVPHWSSLSYGGEADEVQER